One genomic segment of Arcobacter lacus includes these proteins:
- a CDS encoding NAD(P)-dependent alcohol dehydrogenase: protein MKGFAMLKIGQVGWIEKEKPTCGVMDAIVKPIAVSPCSSDVHTVWAGALGDRHDMILGHEAVGEVVEVGSLVKDFKVGDKVIVPAITPDWNSLEAQAGYSMHSGGMLAGWKFSNFKDGVFAEYFHVNDADGNLALLPDDVDPIEAVMLCDMVPTGVHGAELADIKFGDSVCVIGIGPVGLMAVRASAIRGTSRLFAVGSRPNCIEVAKDFGATDIINYKNGDIVEQVMEKTKGKGVDRVIIAGGDIETFVQATNILKPGGTIGNVNYLGSGDFVKIPRLAWGNGMAHKTIVGGLMPGGRLRIEKLVSLIQSKRINPKKLITHTFNGMEHIEEALLLMKDKPRNLIKPVVIF, encoded by the coding sequence ATGAAAGGTTTTGCAATGTTGAAAATAGGGCAAGTAGGTTGGATAGAAAAAGAAAAACCAACTTGTGGTGTAATGGATGCGATAGTTAAACCAATAGCAGTTTCACCTTGTTCATCTGATGTTCATACTGTTTGGGCTGGAGCTTTAGGTGATAGACATGATATGATCTTAGGACATGAGGCTGTTGGCGAAGTAGTAGAAGTTGGTTCATTGGTAAAAGATTTTAAAGTAGGTGATAAAGTAATTGTTCCTGCTATTACGCCTGATTGGAATAGTTTGGAAGCACAAGCTGGATACTCTATGCATTCAGGTGGAATGCTTGCAGGTTGGAAGTTTTCTAACTTTAAAGATGGAGTATTTGCAGAATATTTTCATGTAAATGATGCAGATGGAAATTTAGCACTTTTGCCTGATGATGTTGATCCAATTGAAGCAGTTATGTTATGCGATATGGTTCCAACAGGAGTTCATGGTGCTGAACTTGCAGATATCAAATTTGGAGATAGTGTTTGTGTTATAGGAATTGGTCCAGTAGGATTGATGGCTGTAAGAGCTTCAGCAATAAGAGGAACTTCAAGACTTTTTGCTGTTGGAAGTCGTCCAAATTGTATTGAAGTAGCTAAAGATTTTGGAGCAACAGATATTATTAATTATAAAAATGGTGATATTGTAGAACAAGTTATGGAAAAAACAAAAGGAAAAGGTGTTGATAGAGTAATTATCGCAGGTGGAGATATAGAAACTTTTGTTCAAGCTACAAATATATTAAAACCAGGCGGAACAATAGGAAATGTAAACTATTTAGGTTCAGGTGATTTTGTGAAAATTCCGAGACTTGCTTGGGGAAATGGAATGGCTCATAAAACAATAGTTGGAGGATTGATGCCAGGAGGAAGACTAAGAATTGAAAAACTTGTTTCTTTAATTCAATCAAAAAGAATAAATCCTAAAAAATTGATAACTCATACTTTTAATGGTATGGAACACATAGAAGAAGCTTTACTTTTGATGAAAGATAAACCAAGAAATTTGATTAAACCAGTTGTAATTTTCTGA
- a CDS encoding Crp/Fnr family transcriptional regulator, producing MKINNDEIFESLNKTMNSYFPISKTTWEEFEKICIIKTIKKNEYAFDMYDKVNAISFVYSGLFRTFIINEKGEEYTKNFFWETRFYGPMVALLTNTPITSIVQALEDSIVVDIQHDKYREILAKYDDLKMYHILYLEKHWIMQKDDNGYSLVLEDAKQRYERFKKEFGHILSRLSQYHIASYLGISPTHLSRIKKES from the coding sequence ATGAAAATAAACAATGATGAAATATTTGAATCTTTAAATAAAACGATGAACTCGTACTTTCCCATTTCAAAAACTACTTGGGAAGAGTTTGAAAAAATATGTATAATTAAAACTATCAAAAAGAATGAGTATGCTTTTGATATGTATGACAAAGTAAATGCTATAAGTTTTGTATATAGTGGACTTTTTAGAACTTTTATTATAAATGAAAAAGGTGAAGAATATACAAAAAACTTCTTTTGGGAAACAAGATTTTATGGTCCAATGGTTGCTTTACTTACAAACACTCCTATAACTTCTATTGTTCAAGCTTTGGAAGATTCGATTGTTGTTGATATACAACATGATAAATATAGAGAGATTTTAGCTAAATATGATGATTTGAAGATGTATCATATTTTGTATTTAGAAAAGCATTGGATTATGCAAAAAGATGACAATGGATACTCTTTGGTTTTAGAAGATGCAAAACAAAGATATGAAAGATTTAAAAAAGAGTTTGGACATATCTTATCAAGACTTTCTCAATATCATATCGCTTCATATTTAGGTATTTCACCAACTCATCTAAGTAGAATAAAAAAAGAGTCTTAA
- a CDS encoding DMT family transporter: MSKDLNAHFIILLATFLVGGSFIISQKLSGIIDPISITLLRFIIASLLLAPIVFLNQKYREKIISTFKRAMIISFFYSIYFIGMFKALEFTTALNTGTIFTLVPLLTALFSIFVFKQKISFNQYLIYLIGIIGTCMVIFKGNLELFLSLSLNKGDVIFIFSTFCMALYSISTKYFHKQDDELVVLVFMTLVGGIIWMTLALVLFDVPLNWQKISSKEFLYLGYLTIFATLITSYLYQKGTIILGSKKVMAYVYLNPGTIAILLFLFELKSINFWMLLGIFISSLATLILLKKE; this comes from the coding sequence ATGTCAAAAGATTTAAATGCACATTTTATAATACTATTAGCCACTTTTTTAGTTGGGGGTTCATTTATAATATCACAAAAATTATCAGGAATAATAGATCCAATTTCTATAACACTTCTTAGATTTATTATAGCTTCACTGCTTTTAGCTCCAATTGTATTTTTAAATCAAAAATATAGAGAAAAAATTATCTCAACTTTTAAAAGAGCCATGATTATAAGCTTTTTTTACTCTATTTATTTTATAGGAATGTTTAAAGCATTAGAGTTTACAACAGCTTTAAATACAGGAACAATATTCACTTTAGTTCCACTTCTAACTGCGCTTTTTTCAATATTTGTATTTAAACAAAAAATATCTTTTAATCAATATTTGATTTATTTAATTGGAATAATTGGAACTTGTATGGTGATTTTTAAAGGAAATTTAGAGTTATTTTTATCTTTATCATTAAATAAAGGAGATGTAATATTTATTTTTTCAACTTTTTGTATGGCTTTATATTCAATAAGTACGAAATATTTTCATAAACAAGATGATGAATTAGTAGTATTAGTTTTTATGACTTTAGTTGGTGGAATAATTTGGATGACTTTAGCTTTAGTCTTATTTGATGTACCTTTAAATTGGCAAAAAATAAGTAGTAAAGAGTTTTTATATTTGGGATATTTAACTATTTTTGCTACTTTAATTACTTCATATTTATATCAGAAAGGTACGATTATTTTAGGTTCAAAAAAAGTAATGGCTTATGTATATTTAAATCCAGGAACAATTGCTATTTTACTTTTTTTATTTGAGTTAAAAAGTATAAATTTTTGGATGTTATTGGGAATTTTTATCTCTTCATTAGCAACTTTAATTTTATTAAAAAAAGAGTAG
- a CDS encoding winged helix-turn-helix transcriptional regulator — protein MISLNGKVYECPSKIPMDLVDDKWKFLILWSLSFKALRISELSEKISDISQRTLSRKLKALEEVSLVKRVVFAEVPPRVEYSLTIHGERLLEVFNIMSKWGEQYAKEMDAIIE, from the coding sequence ATGATAAGTCTAAATGGAAAAGTTTATGAATGTCCAAGTAAAATCCCTATGGATTTAGTTGATGACAAATGGAAATTTTTAATTCTATGGAGTCTCTCGTTTAAAGCTCTTAGAATTAGTGAATTATCTGAAAAAATAAGTGATATTTCACAAAGAACTCTAAGTAGAAAGTTAAAAGCTTTAGAAGAAGTTTCATTGGTAAAAAGAGTAGTTTTTGCAGAAGTTCCCCCAAGAGTTGAATACTCTTTAACAATACATGGAGAAAGACTGCTTGAAGTCTTTAATATCATGAGTAAATGGGGAGAACAATATGCAAAAGAGATGGATGCTATAATAGAATAG
- a CDS encoding NAD(P)H-dependent oxidoreductase, with protein sequence MSKICIISIIILKGQKMAQTKKRVLINLVHPNMDESRVNKVLSEVAQKEDFITINNLYAKYPDFKIDAKEEQQLLLENDVIIFQFPMYWLSSPALLKEWLDVVLEYNFAFGEHYKLENKTLAIATSVGSGIAQYNKNGSNKFTVEEFLNSFEATANYTKMNYAKPFVTYETFVISDEKLEESAKNYVEYLKEL encoded by the coding sequence ATGTCAAAAATATGTATTATTTCAATAATTATTTTAAAAGGACAAAAAATGGCACAAACTAAAAAAAGAGTTTTAATAAATTTAGTTCACCCAAATATGGATGAATCAAGAGTAAATAAAGTTTTAAGTGAAGTTGCACAAAAAGAAGATTTTATAACAATCAATAATTTATATGCAAAATATCCAGATTTTAAAATTGATGCAAAAGAAGAACAACAATTACTATTAGAAAATGATGTAATAATTTTTCAATTTCCAATGTATTGGTTAAGTTCACCAGCACTTTTAAAAGAGTGGTTAGATGTAGTTTTAGAATATAATTTTGCTTTTGGTGAACACTATAAATTAGAAAACAAAACTTTAGCAATAGCAACAAGTGTAGGAAGTGGAATAGCGCAATATAATAAAAATGGAAGCAATAAATTTACGGTTGAAGAGTTTTTAAATTCATTTGAAGCAACAGCGAATTATACAAAAATGAATTATGCAAAACCTTTTGTAACTTATGAAACTTTTGTAATAAGTGATGAAAAACTTGAAGAATCTGCAAAAAATTATGTTGAATATTTAAAAGAGTTATAA
- the sugE gene encoding quaternary ammonium compound efflux SMR transporter SugE gives MSWVTLVIAGIFEIFWAVGLKYTDGFSKLIPSLFTIIAMLVSIWLLSLSLKTLPLGTAYAVWVGIGTVGTVIAGIMLFGDSINIIRIISILFIILGIIGLKFTTA, from the coding sequence ATGAGTTGGGTCACTCTTGTCATTGCAGGAATTTTTGAAATTTTTTGGGCAGTAGGTCTTAAATATACAGATGGTTTTTCAAAATTAATCCCAAGTTTATTTACAATAATTGCAATGCTAGTTAGTATTTGGTTATTAAGTCTTTCTTTGAAAACTCTTCCTTTAGGAACTGCTTATGCTGTTTGGGTAGGAATAGGAACAGTAGGAACAGTAATTGCTGGAATAATGTTATTTGGTGATTCTATAAATATAATTAGAATAATTAGTATTTTATTTATCATCTTAGGTATTATTGGTCTTAAATTTACAACTGCTTAG
- a CDS encoding aldo/keto reductase family protein, whose translation MKIPNMIYGTAWKKENTTNLVFEALKQGFKAVDTACQPRHYREDLVGLGLQKAYDEQIVKREDLFIQTKFTPIDGQDKNNMPYLESDEIEIQVEKSFETSKKNLKTNFIDAYILHSPVYPGSKLQKVWQKMEEFVDDGEVGQLGISNCYDLDILIYIYNNAKIKPSIVQNRFYAQSRYDKEIRAFCHENSIKYESFWSLTANPHILTSAILQTLSQKYQRGVAEIFYRFLNHINITPLNGTTSTKHMIEDLKISEFELTNDEINSILNLL comes from the coding sequence ATGAAAATACCAAATATGATTTATGGAACAGCTTGGAAAAAAGAAAATACTACAAATTTAGTTTTTGAAGCTTTAAAACAAGGATTCAAAGCAGTTGATACAGCTTGTCAACCAAGACATTATAGAGAAGATTTAGTAGGATTAGGTTTACAAAAAGCTTATGATGAGCAAATTGTAAAAAGAGAAGATTTATTTATTCAAACAAAATTTACTCCAATTGATGGGCAAGATAAAAATAATATGCCATATTTAGAGAGCGATGAAATAGAAATTCAAGTGGAAAAATCTTTTGAAACTTCTAAAAAAAATCTAAAAACAAATTTTATTGATGCTTATATTTTACATTCACCTGTTTATCCTGGAAGTAAACTTCAAAAAGTTTGGCAAAAAATGGAAGAGTTTGTTGATGATGGTGAAGTAGGGCAATTAGGAATTAGTAATTGTTATGATTTAGATATTTTAATTTATATTTATAACAATGCAAAAATAAAACCATCAATCGTGCAAAATCGATTTTATGCTCAAAGTAGATATGACAAAGAAATAAGAGCTTTTTGCCATGAAAATAGTATAAAATATGAAAGTTTTTGGTCTTTAACTGCAAATCCACATATTTTAACAAGTGCGATTTTACAAACTTTATCACAAAAATATCAACGAGGTGTTGCTGAGATATTTTATAGATTTTTAAATCATATAAATATTACACCTCTAAATGGAACAACATCAACAAAACATATGATTGAAGATTTAAAGATTAGCGAGTTTGAACTTACAAATGATGAGATAAACTCTATTTTAAATTTATTATAA
- a CDS encoding YbhB/YbcL family Raf kinase inhibitor-like protein: MKKVLLSLGLCASFLLADNFTLKSDTLKGQLSTKQVFKGFGCSGENISPELSWEGAPKGTKSFAVTVYDKDAPTGSGWWHWVVFNIPANITKLEEGFGNKPSKDIVQSITDYGVSGFGGACPPVGDKSHEYKFTVYALDVDKLELDEKSSPALVGFMLNSHSIAKASIISYYNR; encoded by the coding sequence ATGAAAAAAGTATTATTAAGTTTAGGTTTGTGTGCTAGTTTTTTATTAGCAGATAATTTCACTTTGAAAAGTGATACATTAAAAGGGCAATTATCAACTAAACAAGTTTTTAAAGGTTTTGGATGCAGTGGAGAAAATATCTCACCAGAACTTTCTTGGGAAGGTGCTCCAAAAGGAACAAAATCTTTTGCAGTTACAGTTTATGACAAAGATGCACCAACAGGTTCTGGATGGTGGCATTGGGTTGTATTTAATATTCCAGCAAATATAACAAAACTTGAAGAAGGATTTGGAAATAAACCATCTAAAGATATTGTTCAAAGTATTACTGATTATGGTGTAAGTGGTTTTGGTGGAGCTTGTCCTCCAGTTGGGGATAAATCTCATGAATATAAATTTACAGTTTATGCTTTAGATGTGGATAAATTAGAGTTAGATGAAAAATCAAGTCCAGCTTTAGTTGGTTTTATGTTAAATTCTCACTCAATTGCAAAAGCTTCAATAATATCATATTACAATAGATAA
- a CDS encoding LysR family transcriptional regulator, which yields MTLKELSFFYKLCENPQVTQVASELNISQSAISLAIKSLENSLNEQLFDRIGKKLILNEKGKYFKEKTLPHYQALIDATTIFQENKLAGNIKIAASKTISNYIMPNIYYDFLLKYKDVKLDILTINSSKIIDKILKSELDIGLIEADVQNSNLIKEKLGDDELIIVTSDKNYKKEAFIDTIEKKWILREIGSGTRKIFIDKIGDIAKELDIFMELQNCKEIKTIVLNNPETVTAISKVIVQKELDEKKLFQIKLKNLELKREFYLIYHKEKSKNLLFKTFIEFIKSRFNKNYLL from the coding sequence ATGACTTTAAAAGAGTTAAGTTTTTTTTATAAATTATGTGAAAATCCACAAGTTACACAAGTTGCAAGCGAACTAAATATTAGTCAATCAGCTATCTCTTTAGCAATAAAATCACTTGAAAATAGTCTAAATGAACAACTTTTTGATAGAATCGGCAAAAAACTAATACTAAATGAAAAAGGAAAATATTTTAAAGAAAAAACTCTTCCTCATTATCAAGCACTTATTGATGCAACAACAATTTTTCAAGAAAATAAACTAGCTGGAAATATAAAAATAGCTGCAAGTAAAACTATTTCAAACTATATAATGCCAAATATTTATTATGATTTTTTATTAAAATATAAAGACGTAAAATTAGATATTTTAACTATAAATTCAAGCAAAATTATAGATAAAATTCTTAAAAGTGAACTTGATATTGGTCTTATTGAAGCAGATGTTCAAAATAGCAATTTAATAAAAGAAAAGCTAGGAGATGATGAATTAATAATTGTTACAAGTGATAAAAACTATAAAAAAGAAGCTTTTATCGATACAATTGAAAAAAAATGGATTTTAAGAGAAATTGGAAGTGGAACTAGAAAAATATTTATAGATAAAATTGGTGATATTGCAAAAGAGTTAGATATTTTTATGGAATTACAAAACTGCAAAGAAATAAAAACTATTGTTTTAAATAATCCTGAAACTGTAACTGCTATTTCAAAAGTGATTGTACAAAAAGAGTTAGATGAAAAAAAACTTTTTCAAATAAAACTTAAAAATTTAGAATTAAAAAGAGAATTCTACTTGATTTATCACAAAGAAAAATCAAAAAATCTACTTTTTAAAACTTTTATTGAGTTCATAAAAAGTAGATTTAATAAAAATTATCTATTGTAA
- a CDS encoding YeiH family protein, translated as MKTNNSIINTLYGVLFVGVFALIATIMSEIDFFEKLGISPLIIGIILGILYANTLKNKFPNPWQNGITFSTKHILRFGIILYGFRLTFQNLQEVGINGILIAFCVVFFTFIFGYFIGTKVLKMDKELAILCSAGSSICGAAAIMATQSVLKNEAYKSAVAVSFVVIFGTIGMFLYPFLDKLGVFLFTSSQMGVYIGATLHEAAHVVAAGNALGEVVSKNAIIEKMIRVIFLVPFLILLSLWLIKTNFHTKKEKSKIVIPWFAIFFIFVVGFNSFELLEENVIRNINFLDSFALTMAMTALGMETSYDKFKNTGIKPLYLSLILFIWLMVGGYFLVKFFL; from the coding sequence ATGAAAACTAATAATAGTATTATAAATACTTTATATGGTGTTTTGTTTGTAGGAGTATTTGCATTAATTGCAACAATTATGTCAGAAATTGATTTTTTTGAAAAGTTAGGAATTAGTCCACTTATTATAGGGATTATTCTTGGAATTTTGTATGCAAATACTTTAAAAAACAAATTCCCAAATCCTTGGCAAAATGGAATAACTTTTTCTACAAAACATATTTTAAGATTTGGAATTATTTTATATGGATTTAGACTTACTTTTCAAAATCTTCAAGAAGTAGGAATAAATGGAATCTTAATAGCTTTTTGTGTAGTTTTTTTTACTTTTATTTTTGGATATTTTATTGGAACAAAAGTTTTAAAGATGGATAAAGAGTTAGCTATTTTATGTAGTGCTGGAAGTTCTATTTGTGGAGCAGCAGCGATTATGGCAACTCAAAGTGTATTAAAAAATGAAGCTTATAAAAGTGCAGTTGCTGTATCTTTTGTAGTGATTTTTGGAACAATTGGAATGTTTTTGTATCCATTTTTAGATAAGTTAGGCGTATTTCTTTTTACAAGTTCACAAATGGGAGTTTATATAGGAGCAACACTTCATGAAGCAGCTCATGTTGTTGCAGCTGGAAATGCTTTGGGTGAAGTTGTATCAAAAAATGCAATTATTGAAAAAATGATTAGGGTTATTTTTTTAGTTCCATTTTTGATTCTTTTATCATTATGGTTAATTAAAACAAATTTTCATACAAAAAAAGAGAAATCAAAAATAGTGATTCCTTGGTTTGCAATATTTTTTATATTTGTAGTTGGTTTTAATTCTTTTGAACTATTGGAAGAAAATGTAATAAGAAATATAAATTTTTTAGATAGTTTTGCTTTAACTATGGCAATGACTGCTTTAGGAATGGAAACAAGTTATGATAAGTTTAAAAATACAGGAATAAAACCACTTTATTTATCTTTGATTTTATTTATTTGGTTAATGGTTGGAGGGTATTTTTTAGTTAAATTCTTTTTGTAA
- a CDS encoding thioredoxin fold domain-containing protein — translation MFNLTKKTVMILLFIGTVLIADNKELPKNEISKIEQLEIFKKANIKILKAYDAGSLYILSIKVQGSNDEIYLTKDKKYIISGAVVNVSNQMQLSAPVDLSTTKDKEGFVYGTGKDEYVLFTDPECPFCKKFESYLPQIKDKVKIRVFFYPLEFHENAHDLSLYILSQKTTSQKIDALYEFNIGDNLDKVKNAKYSKSELAKLEKQLNEQMNIATNLNIQGTPALFDKNGNSIIWVNMLEKYGIEVR, via the coding sequence ATGTTTAATTTAACAAAAAAAACAGTTATGATTTTATTATTTATTGGAACAGTTTTAATTGCTGATAATAAAGAATTACCTAAAAATGAGATTTCTAAAATAGAACAATTAGAAATATTTAAAAAAGCAAATATAAAAATTTTAAAAGCCTATGATGCGGGAAGTTTATATATTTTGAGTATCAAAGTTCAAGGAAGCAATGATGAAATTTATCTAACAAAAGATAAAAAATATATTATTTCTGGTGCAGTTGTAAATGTATCAAATCAAATGCAACTTTCAGCTCCTGTTGATTTATCAACTACAAAAGATAAAGAAGGATTTGTATATGGAACAGGAAAAGATGAATATGTTTTATTTACAGATCCAGAATGCCCATTTTGTAAAAAATTTGAGTCATATCTACCACAAATTAAAGATAAAGTTAAAATCAGAGTATTTTTTTATCCTTTAGAATTTCATGAAAATGCACATGATTTATCATTATATATTTTAAGTCAAAAAACAACTTCTCAAAAAATCGATGCTTTATATGAATTTAATATTGGTGATAATTTAGATAAAGTAAAAAATGCAAAATATTCAAAATCTGAACTTGCAAAACTTGAAAAACAGTTAAATGAACAAATGAATATTGCGACTAATTTAAATATTCAAGGAACTCCTGCACTATTTGATAAAAATGGAAATAGTATAATTTGGGTTAATATGCTAGAAAAATATGGAATAGAAGTAAGATAA
- a CDS encoding AEC family transporter yields MENFILIILAMSIGYTINRLNIFSKDAPLILNQFLIYISLPAMILLQIPKLDISIEAIIPIIISWSVMILSALLILFLSKIFDFTKEVTGCLMLVTVLGNTSFIGIPIITSYIGEEAIPYILVYDQLGNFIALATYGTFIASFYSSNTKVTFRLVTFKVLTFPPFIALIVGLLLIGTEFNQVTIKVLSAFSNTIVPLALVAVGLQLQLKLLKEEIKPFSVALIIKLLIAPLIAIIICQIFGWHNTASIVSIMEAAMPTMITAGAIASMAGLAPKLSSAIVGYGTIISLFTTGIFYFIASI; encoded by the coding sequence ATGGAAAATTTTATCTTAATTATTTTAGCAATGTCTATTGGTTATACGATTAATAGACTAAATATATTTTCTAAAGATGCACCTCTTATTTTAAATCAATTTTTAATTTATATTTCTCTTCCTGCAATGATTTTATTACAAATACCCAAATTAGATATCTCAATAGAAGCAATTATTCCAATAATTATATCTTGGAGCGTTATGATATTAAGTGCTTTATTGATACTTTTTTTATCGAAAATATTTGATTTTACAAAAGAAGTGACTGGCTGTCTTATGCTTGTAACAGTTTTAGGAAATACTTCATTTATTGGTATTCCAATAATTACTTCTTATATCGGAGAAGAAGCTATTCCTTATATTTTAGTTTATGACCAATTAGGAAATTTTATTGCACTTGCAACATATGGGACTTTTATAGCTAGTTTCTATTCGAGTAATACAAAAGTTACTTTTAGATTAGTGACTTTTAAAGTTTTAACTTTTCCACCATTTATTGCTTTGATAGTTGGTCTATTATTAATTGGCACAGAATTTAATCAAGTTACAATAAAAGTTTTAAGTGCTTTTTCAAATACGATTGTTCCACTTGCTTTAGTTGCAGTTGGACTTCAACTTCAATTAAAACTATTAAAAGAAGAGATAAAACCTTTTAGTGTAGCTTTGATAATAAAACTTTTGATTGCTCCACTTATTGCAATTATTATTTGCCAAATATTTGGTTGGCATAATACTGCTTCAATAGTATCAATTATGGAAGCCGCAATGCCAACTATGATAACAGCAGGTGCAATAGCATCTATGGCAGGACTTGCACCAAAATTAAGTTCTGCAATAGTGGGATATGGAACAATTATTTCGTTATTTACAACTGGAATATTTTATTTTATTGCAAGTATCTAA
- a CDS encoding winged helix-turn-helix transcriptional regulator: MYYINEKEYRCSVAVTLDIFNDRWKLAIIWHLLDGEKRFKELNEIISEITQKTLTIKLKELEEKNIINRECFAEVPPKVVYSLTPCGEKLRAVLEEMHKWGIDYVQEFGKITPENPCQNNFCE; this comes from the coding sequence ATGTATTATATCAATGAAAAAGAGTATAGATGCAGTGTAGCTGTAACTCTTGATATTTTTAATGATAGATGGAAATTAGCAATAATTTGGCATTTACTTGATGGTGAAAAAAGATTTAAAGAATTAAATGAAATAATCAGTGAAATAACTCAAAAAACATTAACTATAAAATTAAAAGAATTAGAAGAAAAAAATATTATTAATAGGGAATGTTTTGCTGAAGTTCCACCAAAAGTTGTATACAGTTTAACTCCATGTGGAGAAAAACTAAGAGCTGTTTTAGAAGAGATGCATAAATGGGGAATTGATTATGTACAAGAGTTTGGAAAAATAACTCCAGAAAATCCTTGTCAAAATAACTTTTGTGAGTAA
- a CDS encoding NAD(P)H-dependent oxidoreductase — MKKVLILNGHQYYKGPANGELTNHYIEKAKEFFSKNGFEVKYTHIEKGFEVEEECQKFEWADYVLFQYPVYWMGVPWIAKKYFDETFTQGRHYESDGRSRSDASKTYGTGGLLKGKKYMLSVTYNCPTSEFDNKKGFFDGLSLDEAHIATHKTFQFCGLEPLKTYSVHDIFKGDLDLNKELEKFESVLKENFL; from the coding sequence ATGAAAAAAGTTTTAATTTTAAATGGTCATCAATATTATAAAGGTCCAGCTAATGGTGAATTAACAAATCATTATATAGAAAAAGCTAAAGAATTTTTCTCTAAAAATGGTTTTGAAGTAAAATATACTCATATTGAAAAAGGTTTTGAAGTAGAAGAAGAGTGCCAAAAATTTGAATGGGCAGATTATGTTTTATTTCAATATCCAGTTTATTGGATGGGAGTACCTTGGATTGCTAAAAAATATTTTGATGAAACTTTTACTCAAGGAAGACACTATGAAAGTGATGGTAGAAGTAGAAGTGATGCAAGTAAGACTTATGGAACTGGCGGATTACTAAAAGGTAAAAAATATATGTTAAGTGTAACTTACAATTGTCCAACAAGTGAATTTGATAATAAGAAAGGCTTTTTTGATGGTTTATCTTTAGATGAAGCACATATTGCAACTCATAAAACTTTCCAATTTTGTGGATTAGAACCACTTAAAACTTACTCTGTTCATGATATTTTCAAAGGAGATTTAGATTTAAATAAAGAGTTAGAAAAATTTGAATCAGTTTTAAAAGAGAATTTTTTATAG
- a CDS encoding putative quinol monooxygenase, producing the protein MKNIVIVATIKVKKGFKDEVYNELLKLHKATHEFDEGCIQYDLHKDLSDDFSFSFIETWKNQEFLSLHETKEHFKNFVSKIENKIDSLTINKLEKLEI; encoded by the coding sequence ATGAAAAATATTGTAATAGTTGCAACTATAAAAGTGAAAAAAGGTTTTAAAGATGAAGTTTATAATGAACTTTTGAAACTGCATAAAGCTACACATGAATTTGATGAAGGTTGTATTCAATACGATTTACATAAAGATTTAAGTGATGATTTTAGTTTTTCTTTTATAGAGACTTGGAAAAATCAAGAGTTTTTATCTTTACATGAAACAAAAGAGCATTTTAAAAACTTTGTATCTAAAATTGAAAATAAAATAGATAGTTTAACAATCAATAAATTAGAAAAACTAGAAATCTAA